CTGGATGGTCTTTCCGGAGGATCGGGAAATGAAAACAGCTCGATTACGTAATGCTCCCCGATAGCCAGATCAAGTTTATAGGATTTTCTTTCTTCACGGTACACTTCACGAATGATGTTTAAACCTAAAACTTCAGTATAGAATTTCTTTGAAATCTCATAATCTGAGCATATAATAGCGATGTGATGAATCTTCATTTTAGAATTTTTTAAATTTTTTGTTCCCGGAACTGAATCTTTTCTTCTATTTTATCTCTTTACAGTTTTCCTTTCTTCTGGTATCAATAATGTACTGAATTTTCCAGTCGTTCTGCTGTTTTACCAACTGAAAACTGTTGGCACCGCAATGGGAGAATTTACCTTTAAAAAAGAAAGAATAAGGGGTAAAAACACTGGCAAGCCCGCCATCTGTGTGAATAGCCTCAATAGTAATTCTTTCATCCAGATCGTCTTTTGAAAACTTAGAAAAAGAAGCAATAAACTCCTGTACGTTTTCATTTTTCACAGTTCCGTCCTTTGCAAGAGTCTGAAGAATTGCCCCTTCTGCAAAAGCAGATTTCACCATTTCAGGATCAGCATTTTTCATTCCTGAAAATAAATTACGAATAGGTTTTTCTATCTCCTGATTCTCCTGTCCAAAGCATAAAGAACTGAAAACTAAGGCTGCTGCAATAAGTTTATTCATATTGATATCAATTAATCTGACTGAATAAAA
The Chryseobacterium sp. W4I1 DNA segment above includes these coding regions:
- a CDS encoding VOC family protein, producing MKIHHIAIICSDYEISKKFYTEVLGLNIIREVYREERKSYKLDLAIGEHYVIELFSFPDPPERPSRPESCGLRHLAFSVEDVKIKREELIAKGLICEDIRIDEYTGKEFFFTRDPDRLPLEFYEM
- a CDS encoding nuclear transport factor 2 family protein, which gives rise to MNKLIAAALVFSSLCFGQENQEIEKPIRNLFSGMKNADPEMVKSAFAEGAILQTLAKDGTVKNENVQEFIASFSKFSKDDLDERITIEAIHTDGGLASVFTPYSFFFKGKFSHCGANSFQLVKQQNDWKIQYIIDTRRKENCKEIK